A stretch of Mucilaginibacter terrae DNA encodes these proteins:
- a CDS encoding SusC/RagA family TonB-linked outer membrane protein, with translation MRKIRLNNIKYWKYCSLIILLNIISIATYAQTFPVKGKVVDEKNEPLAGATVSITGTTTATSATVDGNFTLNVPNGTKSITISFIGYTDVIKNITPETANVGAIALGRASGKDLTEVVVIGYGTQRREAVTGSVASIGGEKLRDVPAPNISQALQGRLPGVELTQTNTKPGANMQILIRGQRSLTASNDPLIVLDGIPFVGNLGDINPNDVKSIDILKDASATAIYGSRGANGVILVTTNRGQAGADAKITYNAYAGAQTVFARYDMMNGPEFLALRKAANLYTTPGIDEADNVNTDWQDLLYRTGYVNSHDVGVSGGSKGGAYNFGGGYYQNQGVIPTQRYTRYTFRASVDQAVGQYVKVGFTNNSNYNLTQGNQVGIYGNLSNSPLANPYNADGSLKRTIKMPLDESYVFTRGVVEGLQDKWLDETRAFASYNSMYGEVKIPGVKGLKYRLNLGLDYRQSNYGSYTGQGVGSTNVTELSRGRVDNSHNYHWTVENLLTYDRTFAEKHSINVLALYSAEQNKFNSSFMTARNIPSDAFQFYNLGQALVDPVIGDGVYQVTGLNSWMGRVLYAYDNRYFLSATLRADGSSRLAPGKKWKRFPAVSAGWNITNESFAKGISFLDNLKITGGYGQTANQAVGPYQTLGTLGIRQYNFGDSNFATGYDVTRTPNDALGWEYSDTWNAAIDFSVLKHRLTGRVEYYLTNTKNLLLDQALPSTAGVSAITANVGRSQNRGVELALNGTILDNPKGLTWDLGVNLYLNRNKLVALTSGQDRNEGNSWFVGYNINSIFDYQYQGLWQQGDQYLSVLEPGGNVGMIKVKYTGDYNANGQPVRPIGAADRQIIETDPDFQGGFNTRLAYKGFDFNMVGVFKSGGILNSTLYGSGGYLNLLTGRRNNINVDYWTPSNTGARYPKPGGILSGDNPKYGSTLGYFDASYLKIRTITLGYDLNKLMPKVSTFRARAYFTVQNAFVLFSPYHKESGMDPETNSYGNENAAVALPQSQRRLLTIGTNTPSTRNFILGLNVSF, from the coding sequence ATGAGAAAAATTCGACTTAATAATATAAAATATTGGAAGTATTGTTCGCTGATTATTTTGCTGAACATTATTTCTATAGCAACTTATGCTCAAACTTTTCCGGTAAAAGGAAAAGTGGTTGATGAAAAAAACGAGCCCCTGGCCGGTGCTACTGTCAGCATCACAGGTACAACAACCGCAACTTCAGCCACGGTTGATGGTAATTTTACCTTAAACGTTCCGAACGGAACAAAGAGTATTACTATATCATTTATAGGCTACACCGATGTAATTAAAAATATTACCCCAGAAACCGCTAACGTAGGTGCTATTGCCTTAGGCCGTGCAAGTGGCAAAGACCTAACCGAGGTTGTAGTAATAGGTTACGGCACACAACGCCGTGAAGCAGTTACCGGTTCGGTAGCCTCAATAGGTGGTGAAAAATTACGCGATGTGCCTGCGCCAAATATTTCGCAAGCATTGCAAGGTCGCTTACCAGGCGTTGAGCTTACCCAAACCAATACTAAGCCGGGTGCTAACATGCAGATCCTTATTCGTGGTCAGCGCTCGCTAACTGCCAGCAACGACCCGTTAATTGTGCTAGACGGTATTCCGTTTGTGGGTAACCTCGGCGACATTAACCCTAACGATGTAAAAAGCATCGACATCTTAAAAGATGCGTCGGCAACTGCTATTTACGGTTCGCGTGGTGCCAATGGTGTAATTTTGGTTACTACCAATAGGGGGCAAGCCGGAGCAGATGCTAAAATTACCTATAATGCTTATGCAGGTGCACAAACAGTGTTTGCACGTTATGATATGATGAACGGCCCGGAGTTTTTAGCATTACGTAAAGCGGCCAATTTATATACTACACCAGGTATTGATGAGGCTGATAATGTTAACACCGATTGGCAAGACCTATTGTACAGAACCGGGTATGTAAACAGCCACGATGTAGGCGTATCAGGCGGAAGCAAAGGTGGCGCTTACAATTTTGGTGGTGGCTATTATCAAAACCAAGGCGTTATTCCAACACAACGTTACACACGTTATACATTCCGTGCTTCGGTTGATCAGGCAGTAGGCCAATATGTAAAAGTTGGTTTTACAAACAATAGCAATTACAACCTTACCCAAGGTAACCAGGTTGGTATTTATGGTAACCTGAGCAACTCGCCACTGGCAAACCCTTATAATGCCGATGGTAGCTTAAAAAGAACCATTAAAATGCCGCTTGATGAGAGCTATGTTTTTACCCGTGGCGTGGTAGAGGGCCTGCAAGACAAATGGCTTGACGAAACAAGGGCTTTTGCATCTTACAATTCTATGTATGGCGAAGTGAAAATTCCGGGTGTTAAAGGTTTAAAATACCGCCTTAACCTTGGTTTAGATTACAGGCAATCAAATTACGGTAGCTATACCGGCCAGGGCGTGGGCAGCACCAACGTAACCGAACTTTCAAGAGGTCGTGTAGACAACTCGCACAACTACCACTGGACGGTTGAAAACCTGCTTACCTATGACCGTACTTTTGCTGAAAAACATAGCATCAACGTATTGGCATTATACTCGGCCGAGCAAAATAAATTCAACAGTTCATTCATGACTGCCCGTAACATTCCTTCAGATGCTTTCCAGTTTTATAATTTGGGTCAGGCATTGGTTGATCCGGTTATTGGCGATGGTGTATACCAGGTTACCGGTTTAAATTCATGGATGGGACGTGTGTTATATGCATACGACAACCGTTACTTTTTAAGTGCTACTTTAAGAGCTGATGGTTCATCGCGTTTAGCGCCAGGTAAAAAATGGAAAAGGTTCCCGGCTGTTTCTGCAGGCTGGAATATAACTAATGAATCGTTTGCCAAAGGCATTTCATTCCTCGATAACTTAAAAATTACCGGCGGTTACGGCCAAACTGCTAACCAGGCAGTGGGGCCTTACCAAACTTTGGGTACTTTAGGTATTCGCCAATACAACTTCGGCGATTCAAACTTTGCTACTGGTTATGATGTTACCCGCACTCCTAACGACGCCTTAGGATGGGAATATTCAGATACATGGAATGCGGCTATTGATTTTTCGGTACTTAAGCACCGGTTAACTGGTAGGGTAGAGTATTACTTAACTAACACCAAAAACTTACTTCTCGATCAGGCTTTGCCATCAACAGCCGGTGTGAGCGCCATTACTGCCAATGTTGGCCGTAGCCAAAACAGAGGCGTGGAGTTAGCTTTAAACGGAACCATCCTGGATAACCCCAAAGGCCTTACTTGGGACTTAGGTGTTAACTTGTATCTTAACCGGAATAAATTGGTGGCACTTACCTCAGGTCAAGACCGAAACGAAGGTAACAGCTGGTTTGTAGGTTATAACATTAACTCTATTTTTGATTACCAATACCAGGGTTTATGGCAGCAGGGCGATCAATACCTTAGCGTTTTGGAACCGGGCGGTAACGTTGGTATGATTAAAGTTAAATACACTGGCGATTACAATGCCAACGGCCAGCCTGTACGACCTATAGGTGCAGCCGACCGCCAGATTATTGAGACCGACCCTGATTTTCAAGGTGGCTTTAATACCCGCTTAGCTTACAAAGGCTTTGATTTTAATATGGTTGGTGTATTTAAAAGTGGCGGTATTTTAAACAGTACGCTTTACGGATCGGGTGGTTACCTTAACTTGCTTACCGGTCGTCGTAACAATATTAATGTTGATTATTGGACGCCATCAAATACCGGTGCGAGATACCCTAAGCCAGGTGGCATTTTATCAGGCGATAACCCTAAATATGGTAGTACACTGGGCTATTTTGATGCATCGTATCTAAAAATACGTACTATTACATTAGGTTATGACTTAAACAAGCTGATGCCTAAAGTAAGTACATTTAGAGCACGTGCATATTTCACCGTGCAAAATGCCTTTGTATTATTCTCGCCTTATCATAAAGAATCGGGTATGGACCCAGAAACAAACTCTTATGGTAATGAGAATGCAGCCGTGGCTCTTCCTCAATCGCAGCGCCGCTTGTTAACTATTGGCACTAACACGCCTTCTACCCGTAATTTTATTCTTGGACTGAATGTGTCATTTTAA
- a CDS encoding RagB/SusD family nutrient uptake outer membrane protein: MKNLKTKTIIGSALFALFLSAGCSKILDETPRATFTPDFFKTEQGVNGGLTAMYARLRNVYGQAYYYNSGVTGTDEATWGQSADGNFKDYDCSGVGIIQSTSFPSSILWGESYPTINTASGVIENASTVGISPALIAEARFFRAYYYFLLVQTFGGVPLDLGSGDLKFNINPSTNSKRNTVPEVYTKAVFPDLLQAIKDLPAVGRVTGGLTKTAARLMLSKAYLTYGWWLQNPNSIPTYPAANRTDPDSHDANWYFQQAYDVATTGIDDPGSFFKLQPTYYDVNLGSNDRNSEIVLYADHTQASEKYNGGSLTFGSGGAPDNFAGWMMTWNYPTLKSGPENSVLRAAEQPLGRPWVRMAPPIEVFKNTFADKTNDSRYDGTFTTVYRGNWQKGGSTSATLPNANGLPITPGSAVLSFLDNDNSAVVYAAANGNVGAGVLPGRADWVVNPSGISRIMYPGLWKMGPYRTDNGTGLGQPNAGSTRPYPIAKFSELYFIAAEAAVKGAVPKAGKSARELINVIRARAGKWRFSNNGNVIKVEDNSAAMITATPATIDINYILAERSREYYGEGGRWLDLIRTQTWGQVAKTFTICGPTFGDHTPVTVTRVIDNHLYLRPIPQGQLDNMVASAAEKAAYQNPGY, from the coding sequence ATGAAAAATTTAAAAACTAAAACCATTATAGGATCTGCGCTATTTGCCCTCTTTTTATCGGCAGGTTGCAGCAAAATACTCGATGAAACACCGAGAGCTACATTCACCCCTGATTTTTTTAAAACTGAGCAGGGCGTTAATGGCGGGTTAACAGCTATGTATGCCCGTTTACGTAATGTATACGGCCAGGCCTATTATTATAACTCGGGCGTTACCGGTACCGATGAAGCTACATGGGGCCAAAGCGCCGACGGTAACTTTAAAGATTATGATTGCTCGGGTGTTGGTATAATACAGTCAACAAGTTTCCCAAGCAGTATATTATGGGGCGAATCATATCCTACTATAAACACTGCCAGCGGGGTAATTGAAAATGCTTCTACTGTAGGTATTTCTCCCGCCTTAATTGCCGAAGCAAGATTCTTTCGTGCTTATTACTACTTTTTGCTGGTACAAACATTTGGCGGCGTTCCGCTTGATTTGGGCTCGGGTGATTTAAAGTTCAATATCAATCCTTCAACCAATTCAAAACGTAATACCGTGCCCGAAGTATATACCAAGGCTGTATTTCCTGATTTGTTGCAAGCCATTAAAGATTTGCCCGCAGTTGGACGCGTAACTGGTGGTTTAACCAAAACCGCAGCACGCTTAATGCTTTCAAAAGCATATTTAACTTATGGCTGGTGGTTACAAAACCCAAACAGCATACCAACTTATCCGGCTGCAAACCGTACCGATCCTGACTCGCATGATGCCAACTGGTATTTTCAGCAGGCGTATGATGTAGCCACCACCGGTATTGATGATCCTGGATCATTCTTTAAACTGCAGCCAACGTATTATGATGTTAACCTTGGTTCAAACGACCGTAACAGCGAAATTGTATTATACGCAGACCACACTCAGGCCAGCGAGAAATACAACGGCGGCAGTTTAACATTTGGTAGCGGTGGTGCGCCTGATAACTTTGCGGGCTGGATGATGACCTGGAATTATCCAACACTTAAAAGTGGTCCTGAAAACTCAGTGTTACGTGCTGCCGAACAGCCATTGGGCCGCCCATGGGTACGTATGGCTCCACCAATTGAAGTATTTAAAAATACCTTTGCCGATAAAACCAACGATTCAAGATACGACGGAACATTTACAACCGTATATCGCGGAAACTGGCAAAAAGGCGGCAGTACCTCGGCAACTTTGCCTAATGCAAACGGATTGCCTATTACCCCGGGTAGCGCTGTACTGTCATTTTTAGATAATGATAACTCTGCAGTAGTTTATGCAGCGGCTAACGGTAATGTGGGAGCAGGTGTATTGCCCGGAAGAGCTGATTGGGTTGTTAACCCAAGCGGTATAAGCCGTATTATGTATCCTGGTCTTTGGAAAATGGGTCCTTACCGTACCGATAATGGTACTGGTTTAGGTCAGCCAAATGCTGGTAGCACCCGTCCTTATCCAATTGCTAAATTTTCTGAGCTGTACTTTATTGCGGCCGAAGCTGCGGTAAAAGGTGCCGTGCCAAAAGCTGGTAAATCGGCACGTGAGTTAATAAACGTTATACGTGCAAGAGCAGGAAAATGGCGTTTTAGCAACAACGGAAATGTTATTAAAGTTGAAGATAACAGCGCTGCAATGATTACTGCAACACCTGCAACTATCGATATAAATTACATTTTGGCCGAGCGCTCACGTGAGTATTATGGCGAAGGTGGCCGTTGGCTTGATTTAATACGTACCCAAACCTGGGGACAAGTTGCCAAAACATTTACAATTTGTGGTCCAACGTTTGGCGATCATACTCCGGTAACGGTAACCCGTGTTATTGATAATCATTTATATCTGCGCCCTATACCGCAAGGGCAGTTAGATAACATGGTAGCCTCTGCTGCCGAAAAAGCTGCCTACCAAAATCCTGGTTATTAA